The genomic DNA AAGATGAGATTGGCAATGAAACTTCGACATGGATACCTTTATTTGACCGGTGGTGCTCTTGTCGTCCTCTCACCTTGACCGAAAGGGATGGGAGTGTGACGAAACTGGAACAAGAGAAAGTCCAGTTCACCCTCAGGTATGAAAAGGCAATTCTTGGACTTCATTCCTTAACGACTCACATTCAATTTCGTGGTCAAACCTATGAGATTGAGTCTATTGATGGAGATACAGTGCCACGTCAACTGATTTACATCGTCGCCATTAGGGAGGAGAGTTATGACTAGAATTGAACTGGATGCACTTGAAACTGCCATCTCAAATGAGCTAGCTGAGTATGTAAAGGATACCACAGAGGTGATGCGTGAAGTTGTAGAGGAAGTCACTGAAGAATCCATCGAAACCTTGAAAGCAAGGTCACCTAGAAAGAGTGGATCTTATGCCAAAGGGTGGAAGAGTAAAGCAACGATTGATACCAGTACAGGTCTAACCAAAACCATTCATAATCGAACGCCAGGCCTGACGCATCTGTTAGAAAATGGTCATGCCAAAAGCTTTGGTGGGCGAGTTGAGGGGATAAAGCATATCGCACCTGTTGAGAAACAAGCGATACAATCCTTAGAAGAAAAGCTGAGAAAGCGAGTGTGATCTGACATGTTACTGAGCGAAATGTACTCCATTCTCAAAGAATTACAGCTTCCACTCGCCTACCATCATTTTGAAGAAGGGAGTCGTCCAAGACCACCGTATCTAGTATATTTGGTGACTGATTCAGAAAATCATGGTGCAGACAATTGGACCTATCATAAGCAGAATAACCTTCTAGTGGAACTCTATACCACTAAGAAAGATTTAGCAACTGAACAAAAGGTGGAGTCATTATTTGACAGCCACCTTATTTATTTTGAAAAAGTAGAGACCTATATCTCATCAGAGAAACTCTACCAAATAACCTATTACATCACATTACATGGAGGATAATATGGCTGAAAAGAATAAGGTCACCTTTGGACTACAAGATGTCCATTGGGCAGAAGTTACAAGCGAAGGTCCTGATGGTACGTTGACGTACGGCAATGTAGAACGCCTTCGTGGTGCTGCAGAATTAACCCTTGAACCAACAGGAGATAAGGGTTCTTATAAGGCAGATAATATCAATTTTTATACAACAGAGTCAAATGATGGCTATGAGGGAACACTAAAAGTTGCCCTTCTAACGCAGGAATTTTTGACACGAATCCTTGGAGAACAGTTGGATGCGACGACAAACACCATTTCAGAGATCGCAAACAGCGAAAAGAAAAATTTTGCGTTGATGTTCCGTTTTGAAGGGGATAAAAAAGAAACATTACACGTTTTGTATTATTGTTACGCATCTCGTCCGACTGTTGGTTCAAAAACCAAGTCTGGTTCAGATATCAATGAGGTAGAGTTGCCCTTTACTGCCAGTCCTCGCCCTCTAGATAAGGTTGTACGTCGACGAACAACGGAGGAAACGAGTGATGAGATTCGTCAAAACTGGTTCAAGGCAGTTTTTGAACCTCGTAAGTAAGGGAGATGGCCATGAGAGAAAGTATTACCATAGCAGGCACGACCTACGAGTTAGCAACCAATGCCTACACACCAATCGCTTATAAAGAGCAATTTGGCAAGGACTATTTTCAAGATTTATTCTCTATGGTCAATAGTCAAGCAATCTTGGCAAAACTTGACCAGTTAGAAGATGGAGAAGAATTACAGGCACATCATATTGATGTTTCAATTCTGTCTGATTTCGACATGACATTTTTCCACCGAATCTTTTGGGTCTTTGCGAAGTCAGCCAATCCACGAGTGAAACCATTTGTGGATTTTTATTTGGAGATGGAAGAATTCCCAGTGCAGGATATTGCCCCTGTCTTGATGAATATGTTGAACCAAGGGATGTCCACTAGAAAAAAGCAGATGAAACAGAAACAGCGAGTGAGGAAATCTTCACAGTAGAGAGTTATTTCTCCTGTTGTAAGGAGACTGGTCTGACCATTGACGATTTAAAACATATCTCTATTGGGATGGCACTTGACTATCAAACGGACTATGTGGAGATGCGTACTCGAGAAACTTCTCAAACACGACGAGCAACTCAAGCTGATTTTGATAATTTCTGATGATAGAAAGGAGGGACTATGGCTGGAAACATAAAGGGAATTACGATTGAAATTGGTGGCGATACCCAACCCTTACAAGATGCACTTAAGGGTGTAAACAAACAAGCATCTGAAGCTACCAAAGAACTAAGACAGATTGATAAGGCTCTCAAGTTTGATACTGGCAATGTCACCCTCCTTAGTCAAAAGCAGGAAGTTTTAGCGAAACAAGTTGAAACAACTAAAGAAAAACTAGCGACATTAAGGCAAGCCCAATCACAGGTTGAGGCTCAGTTTAAGGCAGGTAGTATTGGAGCAGACCAGTATAGAGCCTTTCAACGGGAGCTTGAAACCACCAAAAATGTTCTGAATAGTTATGAAAGTAAACTAGAAAACGTCTCACGAACCATTTCTGAAAATAGCAGTCAGGTTGATAGTAATAAGGCTAAACTACAAGCTCTTCAGTCAGAACAAGCTCAATTAGTATCTGAGAGTGAAAAGTTAACAAGTTCTATAAAACTTCAAGAATCCGCTCTTAGCTCAAACGCAAGTGAGTCCGACAAGTTGGCACTGGCTCATCAAAAAGTGACAGGTCATTCAGAAATACTGGAGCGTCAGATTCAAAATTTAGAGAAACAACTGGAGTTAACTAAGAGTGAGTTTGGTGATCAATCAATCGAAGCCAATAAACTGGAGAAAATACTCAATGAAACTAAGGTAGCTTACAACCAACTTCAAAATGAGATGGAGGAAATGGCATCTAGTTCAGATGTTGCAAAGTCTAGTCTCTCTGAAACTAATCAACTCCTTAAAGCTGACCTCCTGATGGAGTTTGGTGACCAAATTAGCGAATTATCTCAGAAACTAATTGATTTTGGAAAACAATCCTTGGATGCCTTTCTTGAAATAGATGAAGGAATGGACGTGATTGTCACAAAGACAGGGGCAACTGGAGCCGCCCTTGACGAGATGACAGATATGGCTAAGCAGCTTGCGACAGAGATACCGACCGATTTCAATACCGCAGGGACTGCAGTTGGTTTATTGAATACGCAATTTGATTTGACAGGTGATGCCCTAAAATCAGCATCCACTCAACTGATTCAGTTCTCTGAAATCAATGATAGTGATGTTTCAAGTTCGGCTATTTCTGCAAAACAAGCCATTGAAGCGTATGGCTTGC from Streptococcus oriscaviae includes the following:
- a CDS encoding HK97 gp10 family phage protein; this translates as MTRIELDALETAISNELAEYVKDTTEVMREVVEEVTEESIETLKARSPRKSGSYAKGWKSKATIDTSTGLTKTIHNRTPGLTHLLENGHAKSFGGRVEGIKHIAPVEKQAIQSLEEKLRKRV
- a CDS encoding head-tail adaptor protein — its product is MKIAPLRERLVFHVRQIVQDEIGNETSTWIPLFDRWCSCRPLTLTERDGSVTKLEQEKVQFTLRYEKAILGLHSLTTHIQFRGQTYEIESIDGDTVPRQLIYIVAIREESYD
- a CDS encoding major tail protein, whose translation is MAEKNKVTFGLQDVHWAEVTSEGPDGTLTYGNVERLRGAAELTLEPTGDKGSYKADNINFYTTESNDGYEGTLKVALLTQEFLTRILGEQLDATTNTISEIANSEKKNFALMFRFEGDKKETLHVLYYCYASRPTVGSKTKSGSDINEVELPFTASPRPLDKVVRRRTTEETSDEIRQNWFKAVFEPRK